AGGTTCATTCTTCTACAATAGAGTCCTTTGTACAGTGAGCAGACTCTACTCCAGTTTGAGATACTGACGCTTCTCGTATTGTGTTTGGTCTTGTATCTGATCTCTCAGAAGGATTTTCATTGTCCTTTAGATTGGTATCGATGCTAAGATAATCTGTTAGAACTTTTTTCACGCCTATCCCACGATTTGGAATCTTGCTGCTAGTCATGAGCGGAGATCTTTCTCCCTTCGAAGGGCTAACTCGCTGCGATGGTGAAAAGCTAGGTGAGGTGAAAGCCGATTTATATGGAGTGCTTGAGGCAGGCACTGAAAATGATATCGGCACACTCCTGCGAGCAATCACGCCAACTTTGGAGAGTGATGAGAATTGATCTGAATGTTTGGTGAAGTCGTCCACGTATAGCAGATCATCAATACGTGCTACAATATTAAAGGCCAGGCTCTCCAACACTCTCGAGTAGCTCTCAAGAATTGATTTCCCAACATCCTAGATAACAGAATACTTTGATCAGTTCTCtgttaatcaaaattaaaaggcatttataataacatatatatattcgcAATTGggaagaaagatatatatatatatatatatatttatatatatatgaaccttATTGTACTGGATTTTGCTCATGTCTAAGGTTGTCTGTGGGAGACCAGGGAATCGCTGCTTCAAGCAAAGCAGTAGGCTTTCTGCTCTTTCTGCTAGCAATTCCCATTTTTCAGCATCAACCATCAGCTCCTTAACCATTTCCCATGATGATTTTGAATTGGATCGGGTTGTACTATTGGCTGGTTTTGAGTTTGTTCTTTTGCGAAACACAAAGATTGAGGCCTCCACTCTATTAGCAATTTCTATAGCTTGATGTTCAGAAGATAAGTCAAGGCAAGCAAGCAGACATTCAGGAAAAAACTGATCTGATGAAATATAGCGATATATGAGATCCCCCAAGCTGGCTCTTCCATTCTGAAACCAAGTTAGAGCAACAATCAATATCCATGTCTTTTTAAATAACATAACACTAAAAATACCTAGATTTTCTTCAAACCTTTGGAAGAGCTTCCAAATACGACTCAGGGACTTGCATATCAGCTAAAGCAATATTGTTGATAGCCATAGCAGCCTTTAAAATTTGATTCGTACAATCACGCTTGTGCTGCAACTGCTTTCTAGAATTCTCGTGGAGGCCATTAGGAGGCACTCGGGGCACAGGCAACCACCACTTCTCCTCTTGGCGCTGAAGTGCTTTTCTAAAAGAGGATGACCCATCAGCATCTGGGGCCAGAATACCCTGGTCAACATACCAGAACTCTGTATTGACAAAACTATCTAATATTTCCTGCAAAAAGGAGTTAAATCGAGGATGAACTCTTGAAACTGGATGCATTGTACTAATTAAAAAGTCCTGGAGAAACTTACAAGAAGCATGTTATCCAATTTACGTAGGGCTGGGAGATTAACATAGAGATCTGAGCGGGGTCTGCAAGTCATGATCTGAATTACAATGagagaaagattaaaaaagtcAAGCCATCCTTCTTTGATCAGCAAAACATACTTATCAAGAAGGATTCATACAAAAAAGCAACAGGTTAAGAGTTGATTTAAACATCCCATGGAAATTTAATGTACCATTGTGATTAGTATATCATTTGCAGCAACATTTCCATTATTAGTAATACAGCCAGAGAAGGAGAAAAATACTGTGATTGATGgcattgcattttgtttttacttgaattccaaaaatttataatcagaTAACTGCTATATGGAGAGCCAATATCTAGATTACATCTCACATAAAATGCTGGAGCACTTATGTTTCTATGGGAATTCAGGCTTGCCCATAATGAGGTAGCCAATTTGCATATGTGCCTGAATTAGTAATTGGATAAGAGACTGCCTGGAAATGTTCGGGCAGATCCCAAGAATATCATATAGCTTTAAAATTCAAGAATGGAATTAGATTGTACCTCAAGTTTGCTTCCATCTGGAAATGTCTGCCAAGTAGGTATCAACTCGACAATGTAATCGCTAACACAAACAAGCCAGTTCATCTCCCTTCGCCACATCACCTTTTTCTGAAGTGGTAGAGGTTCCAACCTCCAAAGTTGCCCAAACATAGTGGCTACAATATTACGCAGAAAATGAGCAACAATCATCAGAAGGAAATACAATGCAATAATCTTCCCATAAAAATGCATCGCGAGTCAATGTAGCAAGAAttagaaacaataaaaaagattgCATACCACAAAGATTAGTAATAGCATTTGAAATAGACAATGCCGTGCAAACCCCATTTCCACAACCTGACATATCTTCTCCAAGcaacaattttgaaaatctcTCTTTCATCATCTCAATCTCTATGAtcccagaaaagaaaaacccGATTACTTATACTatcatttcaataattttgCTTTTGGGTGCTGaatatatgagagagagagagagagagagagagagagagagacagaaccTGATATTTCTGAACCTTGTTTCTCGAATATTCTGTCACCCAAATGGggtttcttttcatcttctgtACCATTAGTACTGGTGCAATCAGGCACCTCAGCTTTCTGAATCGGCCAACCCAATAAAGGTGGCGAAGATGACTCGGAGCTACTGTGACTCTGTTCCTCATGCCCTGTTGTCTCGGATGTCAAAAAATCAGAGCTCGAACTGCTCTCACGTCGCTCTTCTTCAATCAAATACCCGAATGTTTCGACCCGACCCCTATTTTCCTTGCACCGTTCAGTTCTGTCTTCAATGCCTTCATTCTTTTCAGTAAAACCCTCCATTACAGCTTCCCCTTCTTCAACAAAACTAGGCGAAGCACAAAAAACGGAGTTGTTCACCACCATACCATCATAGCAAAGCCAGAAACTACCTGTGCAATATAAATTCTGGAGAGACTTTGACACCAAGACCTTAAAACAGAAAACGGGTTCCGGTTATGAAAGTTTCTGAACCTCACCAATGGCAGACAAGTTCCGGTTATGAAAGTTTCTGAACCTCACCAATGGCAGACAAAGATTGAGCTGTGGACTTTGCTGTTGAGTTCCTTCTATTACTTGTTGGTGGTTGAAAGCTCTATCCGTATGTTTTCAACCATGTGTGCTAGTAAAGGCATGTAATAAAGGGTAAAATACGGAGTGCGCTGGGATATTCCACTTGTGGAGGAGGAGCTTTGAATTTGTAGTATACTTACATGTGAAGGATGAAGCCAGTCATGATTACCGAAGCTTGCTCAAGCACATGCTTTGAAAGAGACATGAAAGAGCCTCTTGTGTCCTCCTGTTACATTTTAGAAGCCTCTAAACTCCACCATTTCCCCTTGATTTAAGGCAGACAAGAAACTGccaatccctctctctctctctctctctctctctctctcacactctctcacatacacacacagatagctttgtttttattttccttgtttttttcttggcaaCTTTGGTTTGCTTTGGTTTGCTTAAACAAGGCCATTAAAGTGAGAAGTGTATATATTATTCTAAGgttgtttgaaaaaatacaataaacaaaggTCATGGGAGTAGTGTAAGTGACGGATCTGTCAATGATGTCTACCTGTTTTATAAACTTGAAGATGTTCATGACCTCTGGATTATATAGTAATTGACTAGATTATCCTTGCCTTGATATTCCCAAATTACAACCACATCATTACCTGTCTTTAGGTCACTTGTGTCTTTTCCCTCTGTTTTGCTTCCGGTCCACTTTGTCTGTCATTATGTATTATGTAAAAACAAAGCATGGAAATTTGGACCGCCAATACATGGCACtgcttttttgtttctttctctcaGAGATATTCGAGATTATTTATCCGATTAATTTTTTGGCTATAAGTATTGGatcaagtttgaattttgaagtgTCCTCAAAGGAGTTTTTTGTGCAAAACAAGGAATTCACCAAGGCTCAACTTATCCTTTGAGTTCTCTTATCataataaaatggaaaaatctaattataagcGATTCTGCGTACTAATACGCacactcattcaatatgattgatcagaaagtagattttattgaaaacaatgttaatttgaatttataatACGAAGGCAACAATATTAGTACGCAGATTGGTACGCAAACTTACTTGTACATAGTAAAACTCTAATAAAATTGATGCAATGCTAGTAAAAGGCTTGAAGAACAGTGTTTAATTATTAACAATAATCTCTCATGtcattttacaatttattttgtaatttggagGTGCAAAGGGTTAacgatataataaataattaaatctacttttttaaatcaattaagattttttgggataagtgatgattttacataatattaaaatagatattCTGAATTCAAACTTTAATTCTACACTTCTTCTCATTAGTTAAATATTACATGAGTCGGGCCCACTTATTTAGGAGGAGTTTGGTCCACATTTGAGGGGAGTGttaacaatataataaataattaaatctattttttctcattaatttaaacttttaaaataaatagtaatttgaCACAAAAGTAATTGTATATTTCCTCCATtccagttttctttttctattcttttaattgatcCTCTGTTTCATGTTTCTTTATACTCTTCATCATAGATTTAGTCATTTCAATCATTTTAATTGATgtaatatgttttaaatagtttcatatattaacttttttaacGAATAACCGCTTAAGTGAAAGTTTTGTGTCATATGTTAAACTCTTTTTAACAATCTTGAGAGGGAATGAATAAGATTTATCTTACTTGTAATCTCAAGTAAAAACACTTGTGTCACAATCTTAAACTCTTTTTAGCAATCGCCCTCCTTACAATTTTCCCTTTCCTTGCATTGGTTCAGGCCACCCATTGTCTAATTTAAGAgttcttcaacaaaataaaagagaatcctGATAGAGACACAAGATCGATCAGGGTTCCGCAGGCACAACATGAGgcaaggcaaaaaaaaaaaaaaaaagatagtgcTAGTGGACCGTCCAGCGTTTATAGCTGGGTGTACcgctaattataaatttattgttttttttcttttaattttttttcaagtatcttttttaacatttttaatcattaagaaaaaagaaaaaatatatataattttacaaataatcacttctttaatcatgaagtaaaaaattaaaatgcatgagcAGTAAGTTTGAAGAGCTCcacgatattttttttttaaaaaagttactgTTCATGCACTGTCATTTATACCTGTGGAACCCTCCagtgtataaatcattttcgaAAAAAAAGTAGGAGATCAAATTGTGCAGGCTCTAGCTACTAATGAGGCGCTTAAGAGAAACAACGCGGAATTATTTGAAGGAAGATGGTGATCTTCGCAAACAATTAAGAATGGcaaggaaaagagaaagagtTGCAGTTGGGGGATTCATAATAACAGTACGTGACCATCTCTCTTTGGTCACTTCCATTGCAAGGCTTTCTGCTTCCAAACTTGTGTAATTCCAGTTTGTTCATGGTGCTGgttgttccaacttccaacccAAAAATGCAATAATGAAAGCCTCCCTTCACCGGCTACCAAATTCGTTTGCAGCTTGATGTTGACTGCTAATTTGAAACCCGTAGAGGACAAGTGTACTCAATGCTCTTGCTGTTTGTCATTAAATTAAGATACTGCATAGTGGcatactacttttatttttcaattgtagtgattgatttcttttttaaatttcatgtaTACCAAATACCATGTACCCCTGCCCTCAACCCAGATCCATTTCAGTTTTTGAATCCTGAGAACCTTAAAGACCAACAACCACGTTTATTGCCAATAAGAAGTAAAACTTGTTTCGAGATTTGTTGGAGTTGCTTCAACTTTTGGCACTTCTGCAGTAACACACATGAATGCAGAAGGATTCTAAGGCCCATGTGAAACAGCCCAGTACAGAACAATCCCATTAAGTTATGGGGTCTCCTGGCCTTCGACCAAGAAGTGGATCAGgaagaaaatttgagaagagaaatgatagtagatattgagtaattctatatacaattgtgaagtgtgtaaacgtcgtataatcgctttgaaaaagagtggaatctactattaaaatattaatttttttcatgtgagtctcatgttttattcacttttttcaaagtgattacgcggcgattacacaattcacggttgtaaatatattttctcactGTAATATCTTCATCCACTACTGTTTGGACCATtccaaatagaaaataataaaataataataaagttaaCAACGTGGCTAACATCATGACGTCTCAGCTCAATGTCTAGAGATAACAAATCATCAAAGACCAAGCCCCGGCAGCAAGGATACACCCTGTCTTCCACGTCTCGTGCCTTAAAAAGAAGTTAGGGTCCCAAATCCAAGCCCTTCCCTCCTTACCACCTGTCAGTGCTACTAGAGAAGTCCAACTCGAGCTTGAAGCAATGTTGGATCGACGTCTCAAATGGCAGCGGCACCGCACCGTCACCAAAGTGTTGATCAAATGGGTGGGGGCTTTGGTTGAAGATAATAGCTGGGAGGTGCTTGAAGGGCTTCAAGAactttacccacaccttgtgggcaaggttctttGAGTGGGGGAGTCTGTAATGAGGCCCAGGTGCAAACGCAGATCTTATGGGGGCCCAAGTGTTATGTTGCCAGTTTGGTCCATTTCATTAAGCCTCGGAGTCAAAACACAGCTTTGAAAGGGGGAAAGAGAGGTGACATGCTGAGTAGAATGAAACATTGTGTTTCATTTTTAAGTGTTCTAGAATCTTGTTCGTTATATTCAAATTGTTATTCATTACCAGATTACTCTATGTAATTCAATATTTTACAGTACGTACACGTGTCTTTTGTTAATTTGTCTAGTTTGTTAGCCCTACAAAGCATAAGAGAAGATAGAATTGTGTGGAAGATTATTATGAAAAACCTTGTAAGAACTTTGTGTCAAGGATACGTTACCTTAGATGTTTCTTTAATACTCAGCTAGACACAATGATCTTGATTTTAGTAGATTCATCTGTACAAAATTAATTCTTTCcattatttattctttcctttcatACATATTGTAAATgtcaatatatagaaaatatactCACCTCGATTGAGGTGGTGACTTTGCTCAAAtattaacatggtatcagcAGCCCGCTTGGATTAACCTCCCTCTCGATCCATCTTGCTTCCATGGCTGTTGAAAACACCTCACCCACCCTTCTCTCTTTCAACACCATGATTCACATGGTGACTGTCAAACTATCCTCATCTAATTACCTCCTATGGAAGAGCcagcttcttcctcttcttgaaAGCCAAGAACTCATCGGACATGTGGATGACACTCTTGCATCGCCTCCCCACTTTGATCCTTTTGGCTCTCAGATGCCAAGTATCAAACACTTGGCATGGAAAAACACTGACCAGCACCTCTTGAGCCTTCTGCTCTCCTTTCTCACGGAGGAAGCCATGGCTGAGGTTGTGGGCCTCTCTACCTCACGTGAAGTCTGGTTAGCTCTCAAAAATACCTTCAGTCACCGATCAAAGGCTCGAGAAATTCGTCTCAAGAACGATCTGCAATTGATGAAACGTGGGACACGTTCGGTAACAGAGTATGCTCGGGCATTCAAGGCTCTTTGCGATCAACTCCATGCCATCGGTAGACCCATCGACGGCACTGATAAAGTTCATTGGTTCCTCCGAGGACTGGGTTCGGAGTTCTCCAATTTCTCCACTGCTCACATGGCGCAAACGCCTCTGCCTTCCTTCACTGACTTGGTCTCCAAGGCCAGAAAGTTTTGATCTTTTTCAAAAGTCTCTTGACTCTTCTGGATCCCTACCTGCTGTCGCTTTCACCGCTTCCAATCGTGGCCATCAACGCCCAAATTCCAAAAATTTCAATCGGCCTCAACAAGGCCGAAACCCCTCTTCAAATCGCGGCAATGGCCGCTCTCACAATTGACAGGGACGCCGCCCACCTTGCTGCCAGATCTGTTGGCAGGAAGGGCATTATGCTGACTGGTGCACCCAGCGGTATGCACAGGGAGGAGACGCTGTCGGTAACTCAGCTCACCTTGCTGAGGCTTTCAACGCCTCCTGCCCTCTTAATGGGCCCAAGCCCAGAGACTGGTACCTGAACACAGGGGCTTCGGCCCACATGACACCAGATCTCTTATACTTGCATCACGCAAATAATTATACAGGTAACGATCGTGTAATTGTCAAGAATGGTGCTTCCCTCCCAATTACCCACACTAGTACCATCTCTCCTACCCCAACACTTGATTTATTGGATGTATTAGTTGTTCCTCGTCTCACGAAAAATTTTCTCTTAATAAGTAACTAACATATGATTTTCCTCTCTCTGTTACATTTACTAATAACTTTTTCTCTATCCAGAATCGTCAAACGGGAAGAGTGGTGGCAACCGGTAAAAGAGATGGTGGCCTACATGTGCTGGAGTGCGAAAATTCTGCTTTTATTTCTGTTCTTAAAAATAAAGCTCTTCATGCCTCATATGATTTATGGCATGCTCGTCTTGGACATGTGAGTCATTCTGttatttctttcttaaataaaaatggtCATCTCCATCTTACCTCATTATTGCCTTCTCCTTTATTATGTGACACATGTCAAATTACAAAGAATCATCGTTTGCCTTATTCTCGTAATGAACGTTGCTCGTCTCATGTGTTGGATCTTATTCATTGTAATATTTGGAATCCTTCCCCAATCAAGTTAAATTTGGAACTTATTTATTATGTGttatttattgatgattattcCCATTTCACTTGGCTTTATcctttgaaattaaaatctgaaTTTTATGACGTCTTCcttcattttcaaaaacttgTGAAAAACCAACATTCCACCTgcatcaaaattttttaaagtgttGGTAGTGCTGAGTTTACAAGCAATCATTTCAAAGCGCATCTTAGCACCTCGGGTATTCACCACCAACTCTCTTGCCCATATACATCTGCCTAAAATGACCGCGCCGAAAGAAAACATCGACATATGACAGAAACAGGCTTGGCACTTCTTTTTGCACGTACTCTGTAGTTTGATTTTGATTCGTTTGCATGTGGTCATATTTATTTCGTTTTTGGTTCTATCTCAaggctttgtttttgttttgtttctcttcctttcctcttgAAAGCCTGCATAAATTACCAGCTAGAATAACCCCGTGCATGCAAAGCCAAGGAAGTGGTAGTAAATCAAGTTCAACAAATTTATGATTTCTATGATGTGATCGATCGATCATACAGgcaatattaattatgtatacttgtcttttttctttttttgaagtaAAAGATAGTTATTAAAATCTAACTTTtgtggactatatatatatcaaatatatggGAGATTATGTCGCTAAAAAgcgttttcattttcatttttttatttttttaaagctgggattaattttagtattaacGCCACAATATAATTCGATTGGTTCTTCTTTGGTCCGGGatatcattatttatctctGATCCACCCCACTCCTCTTTTGTTCACATCACT
This genomic interval from Juglans regia cultivar Chandler chromosome 3, Walnut 2.0, whole genome shotgun sequence contains the following:
- the LOC108979179 gene encoding rop guanine nucleotide exchange factor 7-like isoform X2 — its product is MVVNNSVFCASPSFVEEGEAVMEGFTEKNEGIEDRTERCKENRGRVETFGYLIEEERRESSSSSDFLTSETTGHEEQSHSSSESSSPPLLGWPIQKAEVPDCTSTNGTEDEKKPHLGDRIFEKQGSEISATMFGQLWRLEPLPLQKKVMWRREMNWLVCVSDYIVELIPTWQTFPDGSKLEIMTCRPRSDLYVNLPALRKLDNMLLEILDSFVNTEFWYVDQGILAPDADGSSSFRKALQRQEEKWWLPVPRVPPNGLHENSRKQLQHKRDCTNQILKAAMAINNIALADMQVPESYLEALPKNGRASLGDLIYRYISSDQFFPECLLACLDLSSEHQAIEIANRVEASIFVFRKRTNSKPANSTTRSNSKSSWEMVKELMVDAEKWELLAERAESLLLCLKQRFPGLPQTTLDMSKIQYNKDVGKSILESYSRVLESLAFNIVARIDDLLYVDDFTKHSDQFSSLSKVGVIARRSVPISFSVPASSTPYKSAFTSPSFSPSQRVSPSKGERSPLMTSSKIPNRGIGVKKVLTDYLSIDTNLKDNENPSERSDTRPNTIREASVSQTGVESAHCTKDSIVEE
- the LOC108979179 gene encoding rop guanine nucleotide exchange factor 7-like isoform X1, giving the protein MVVNNSVFCASPSFVEEGEAVMEGFTEKNEGIEDRTERCKENRGRVETFGYLIEEERRESSSSSDFLTSETTGHEEQSHSSSESSSPPLLGWPIQKAEVPDCTSTNGTEDEKKPHLGDRIFEKQGSEISEIEMMKERFSKLLLGEDMSGCGNGVCTALSISNAITNLCATMFGQLWRLEPLPLQKKVMWRREMNWLVCVSDYIVELIPTWQTFPDGSKLEIMTCRPRSDLYVNLPALRKLDNMLLEILDSFVNTEFWYVDQGILAPDADGSSSFRKALQRQEEKWWLPVPRVPPNGLHENSRKQLQHKRDCTNQILKAAMAINNIALADMQVPESYLEALPKNGRASLGDLIYRYISSDQFFPECLLACLDLSSEHQAIEIANRVEASIFVFRKRTNSKPANSTTRSNSKSSWEMVKELMVDAEKWELLAERAESLLLCLKQRFPGLPQTTLDMSKIQYNKDVGKSILESYSRVLESLAFNIVARIDDLLYVDDFTKHSDQFSSLSKVGVIARRSVPISFSVPASSTPYKSAFTSPSFSPSQRVSPSKGERSPLMTSSKIPNRGIGVKKVLTDYLSIDTNLKDNENPSERSDTRPNTIREASVSQTGVESAHCTKDSIVEE